Sequence from the Castanea sativa cultivar Marrone di Chiusa Pesio chromosome 12, ASM4071231v1 genome:
AGGGGAATGATTGTATAAGCCTGAGATTAGATAGAGCACTCGCAAATCAGGAGTGGGTGGATAGGTTTGGGAGTTTGAAAGTTCATCATGTTGCCGACTCCACATCAGATCACCATGCTTTGCTAATCTCGGATTCAACATCCAAGAGCTATGCTAAAGAAAACCGCTTTCATTTTGAAGCAATGTGGGTAAAGAATGATGAATGCAGGGCCATTATTGAGTCATCTTGGGGCATGGGGATTGACTTAAGCACCCCGAAAGGAATTATGGAGAATATCAAACATTGTGCTGCTGAACTATGCTCTTGGAGTTCAGAAGCATATGGCCAAATCCCCAAAAATATTCAAGCAAAAAGGTTAGCCTTGAACAGCCTTTCGCAAAGCAACCGAGATGGTGCTCTCAGTAACAAAATTAACGGCTTAAGGAAGGAAATTAACTCCCTTCTTGATGATGAGGAACTTTATTGGGGTCAACGAGCTAAAGCACACTGGCTCAAAGAAGGAGACAAGAACACAAAGTTCTTCCATGCCCAAGCTTCGGAGAGGCGTAGACAGAACACCATTAATGGAATCTGGGATGAACAAGGTAATTGGTGTGAGGAAAAAGACAGTATAGCCTAGGCAGCCATTGCCTACTTTGAACACATTTATGCAACAACCCATCCAACACATGTTGATGATGTTATTGCTGCTATTCCGCTAAGAGTTACGGGAGATATGAATGAAAGCTTAGATCGAGTCTTCACCAAAGAAGAGATAGTCACTGCCCTCAAACAGATTCACCCTACCAAAGCTCCCAGCCCCGACGGTATGTCAGCTTTATTTTATCAGAAATACTGGAGTATAGTGGGTAATAGCATTATTAATGTGGCTCTCAATGTTCTAAATAATAACATGTCAATGGTTGAACTAAACAAAACCAATATTTCCCTCATCCCAAAAACAAACAGCCCAAAGAAAATGACTGACTTTCGCCCCATCAACTTATGCAACGTGGTATATAAGCTCATCTCAAAAACAATAGCCAATAGACTAAAAGCCTTGCTACCACACATCATCACTGAGAACCAGAGTGCTTTTACCTCGGGGCGTCTTATCACTGACAATGTGATTGTGGCCTTTGAATTGATGCATTTCCTAAACCATAAATCTGCGGGGAAGGAGGGTTTCATGGCAGCCAAACTCGATATGAGTAAGGCTTTTGATAGAGTGGAGTGGAGTTTTATTAAGGGGGTGATGGAAAAAATGGGCTTTAGTCCTAAGTGGATAAACTTGGTAATGAGTTGTATCACTTCTGTCTCATACTCAATTCTTATTAATGGTGCTGCCTATGGAAATATCACTCCAACTCGTGGTATTCGACAGGGTGATCCTCTCTCCCCTAGCCTCTTCCTCCTCTGTGCTGAAGGTCTCTCTGCTCTCATCAATGAAGCTGCCCGAAATCAGCACCTTACGGGCATCTCAATCGCTCGTGGCTGCCCAAGAGTAACCCACCTCTTTTTCACAGATGATAGTATTCTTTTTAGCAAGGCAAAACCCGAGGAATGCCAAGAATTAAAGCTGATTCTCAGTAAATATGAAAATGCCTCTGGTCAGAAAATCAATACCGACAAATCCTCAATATTTTTCAGTCCTAATACAAGCCAAGAGAATAGAAATGAAGTCTTCAACATCTTGGGACAAATGAAAGACTCAAAGCACACCAAATATTTGGGACTCCCATCTTTCATTGGTCGATCTAAGACACAAATCTTTTCCATTTTGAAAGAAAGGATTGGGCTAAAATTGTCGGGCTGGAAAGGCAAGCTCCTTTCAATGGGAGGGAAGGAAGTCCTAATCAAAGCCGTGGCACAAGCGATCCCAACATATACCATGAGTTGCTTACAACTCCTGCAAAGCTTATGTGATGATTTAGAGAGTATGATGCGGAATTTCTGGTGGGGTCAGAAACAAAATGAAGCCAAGATGTGTTGGGTCAGCTGGAGAAGAATGTGTTCCTCAAAATCCTCGGGAGGTATGGGGTTTCGGAACTTGAAGGCTTTTAACCAAGCTATGCTCGCAAAACAAGCTTGGAGAATCCTTTCAAACCCATCCTCCCTTGTTGCTCAGGTCCTGAAATCAAAGTACTTCCCCACAGGTGATTTCCTTAATGCCAAGCTTGGGTGTTCACCTTCTTATTCCTGGAGAAGTATCTATAGCAGCCTTGAAGTCATAAGGAATAGTACACGTTGGAGGGTAGGTAATGGGAAGCTGATTCACATCTGGGAGGACAGATGGCTACCTACTCCATCCACGTACAAAGTCATTTCTCCCCTAAATAGCATCCCGGAATTCCCCATGGTTTCTGCACTCATTGACCCTAACACAAGGTGGTGGAATGTCAGCTTAGTTAGAGCAACTTTCCTCCCTTTTGAGGCTGAAGTAATTCTAAAAACACCATTAACCTACAGTATGCCCGAGGACAAACTGATCTGGCTGGGTAATAGCAGAGGAGACTTTACGGTGAAGAGTGCATACCACGTTGCTTACAACTTGAtggaagaaagaaaggaaggtGAGTGCTCCTCTGGGGACCCCTATAAACCACTTTGGAAGAAACTTTGGCACCTGAATCTCCccccaaaagtcaaaatttttgcaTGGAGAGTCTGTGCTAATGGCCTCCCCACTATGGAAGCTATTTGCAGCAGGAAAATCAGCAACAATTAGAGCTGTCCAATTTGCAAAAAAGCCCCTGAAAGCATCAACCATGCCCTTCTATGCTGTGACTTCTCCTCTCCTGTCTGGAATCTATGGCCTGAAAACCCCTTAAATACTAGAGAGATTCGGTGGTCCTTCATTCACTCAGCCATGTTCCTCCTTTCCCATCATCCCCAGCATGACCTGGAGTACTTCTTTGGAATTGCTTGGGCTATCTGGTATAATAGAAACAAGGTGGTCCACGAAGGAAACTGCTTATCCCATCAACAAGTCTGGCAGATTGCAAAAAATGTGGTTGAAGACTCCTACAATGCAGCTGATTGGGACTTCCCCCAACTGAGGCCTCTTCCCACCAAATGGAACCTCCCCCCTCCAGGTTTCTTTAAGGTAAACGTGGATGGAGCAACTTCGAACCTTGGGGGGAATTCTAGTGTTGGAGCAATCATTAGAGACTACACCGGCCAAGTAATAGCAGCCAACTACAAAATCCTGAAGGCGGGTTACTCTGCAGACTTGGTTGAAACCTTGGCCTTGCTTCATGGTGTCATGCT
This genomic interval carries:
- the LOC142620474 gene encoding uncharacterized protein LOC142620474, whose translation is MERFREVVNYCNFQDLGYSGSDFTWSNMQEGNDCISLRLDRALANQEWVDRFGSLKVHHVADSTSDHHALLISDSTSKSYAKENRFHFEAMWVKNDECRAIIESSWGMGIDLSTPKGIMENIKHCAAELCSWSSEAYGQIPKNIQAKRLALNSLSQSNRDGALSNKINGLRKEINSLLDDEELYWGQRAKAHWLKEGDKNTKFFHAQASERRRQNTINGIWDEQGNWCEEKDSIA
- the LOC142620475 gene encoding uncharacterized protein LOC142620475, with protein sequence MFLLSHHPQHDLEYFFGIAWAIWYNRNKVVHEGNCLSHQQVWQIAKNVVEDSYNAADWDFPQLRPLPTKWNLPPPGFFKVNVDGATSNLGGNSSVGAIIRDYTGQVIAANYKILKAGYSADLVETLALLHGVMLAQELHLSRVLMESDALAVIQAVNDKCTGCRSGHIIQDILQSRNSFESCTFQHTSRQFNQVAHELAHYARRAECSQDWRGVTPPFIAALVQADQL